The Streptomyces sp. NBC_00286 nucleotide sequence GCGCGAAACAGGAGTCCGTCGGATAGACGACCAGGGCGCCTGAGCGGATGCTCTCGGCCACCTGGCCGATGGTGCGCTGCTGGGGATTGTCGGGGTGCACGTCGAAGTACTTGGCCATCTGCCGAGCTTATGCGCTTGTCCGCTGAAGCTCGCGCAGACCGGTGTCCCGCCGGACGCGCTGCGTCCGCTACGTCCGGCGGGACGGCGGGACGGGGATGTGTCAGCGGAAGTTCACGTCACTGCACAGGAAGTACGTCTGGTCCATGTGCGAGGCCTGCCAGATCGTGTAGACGACATGGCGGCCGGTGAGACCCGAGGTGCTCACGTCGATCGAGTAGTTCTGGCTCGGGGCGTACCTGCCGGTCCGGGCGACCAGTTGGAGGTCGCCCCAGGTCAGGGGCTGGGTGGTGGGGTCGAAGCCCTGGCGGGTGACGTAGACCAGGAAGTAGTCCGCGCCATGGCTGGCCTGGTCGTACAGCTTGACGGTGAAGTCGCTGCCGATGTCCGTGGTCTTCCAGGCGCCCACGGTGTCCAGGGAGTTGTAGCGGCCGCCCTCGGTCCGGCCGCCGCTGCACAGCTGACCGTCGGGGACGTGCGCCTGGAAGTCGCCGGCGGAGCCGTTGCGGTACAGGCCGTTCCAGTTCCACATGGCGTTCGGATCGTCCTGCCAGGCCTGCCAGCACATCGGGTCTTCCTGCGCCATGTCCGGGTTCTGGAAGTCGTCGCCCCAGCGGTCCCAGCAGCCGTAGTTACGGGACGCCGGGTCGATGACGGAACCGTGGGCCACGGCGGTGCCGCTCCAGGGGATCAGGCAGAGCAGGGCCGCGGTGACCATGCTCAGGACGAGAGTTGCCCGAGGTCGGACCGATAACTTGGTGCGATCATGACAATCGGACACGGGTCTCCTTCTTTCCGATTCTTTCCGAGATGGTGAATTCCGGTATGGGAGCGCTCCCGCATCCTCCAGATTCTTCCTCGGGCCACAGGGCCGCAACGCACGATCGCGCCACTTCCAGGCCCACTTCCACGTCCTGGATGGCGCGTTCGATGCGTTCGACGTACGACGGTCAGTCCTTCCGCGTCGCTCCGGCGAGTTCGCCGCGCAGCCGTACCGTCTCGGCGGGATCCCAGCCCTCGCGTGGCACGGAGGAGAGCAGGAGCCGGGTGTACGGGTCCGCCGGAGCGTCCAGGACGCGGGCCGTCGGGCCGGTCTCGACCGTGCGGCCGCGGCGCATCACCAGCGTGTCGTCGGTGATGTGCCGTACGACGGCCAGGTCGTGGCTGACGAAGACCAGGGCCACCCCGGTCTCCCGGCGGATATCGGCGAGAAGCTGGAGGATCTGCGCCTGGATCGACACGTCCAGCGCCGCCACCGCCTCGTCCAGAACCAGCACCTGAGGATCCACGGCCAGCGCACGGGCGATGGCCAGCCGCTGACGCTGCCCGCCCGACAGCCCGCATGGCCGGGCATCGGCCTCGCGCTTGCCCAGGCCCACCTGATCGAGCAGTTCGCCGACCCGCGTCACGGCGGCCTCACCCTCGTACCGGCCGTGCAGCCGCAAGGCGCCGTGCAGGCACTGACGCGCTGTCAGGCGGGGGTCCAGGGAGACATACGGATCCTGGAAGACGATCTGGATCTCGCGGGCACGGCGCAGACGTGCCGTTCTGCCCCCGCCCGGCCGCCTCCGCCCGGGCCCGGGCAGCTTTCCGCCGCGTTCCCGGGGTGTCCGCTCCCGCCCGTTCACGGCGATCGTTCCCGCGTCCGGCCGTACGAGGCCCACCAGCATCCGGGCCACCGTGGTCTTTCCGGAGCCGGACTCGCCGACGACGCCCAGCGAGCAGCCGGCCGCCACGGAGAACGAGACGTCGTCCACGGCCGCCGTACGGCCGCCGCCCGGGAGCGGATAGCTCTTGCACAGGCCCCGTACGACGAGTGCGGGTTCGGCCTTGGTCATGCGCTGCTCCTCGCTGCGAGTTCCAGACGGCGGCAGGCGGCCGACCCGCCGTCCACGGATTCACTGTCCGCCGGTCCGCCGTCGCCGCCGAACGGCACCGTCACCGGCGTCCAGCTCTCGCACTCCTCCTCGGCGCGCGGGCAGCGCGGGGCGAACGGGCAGCCGGTGAAGGTGTCGGACAGGGACGGCGGGCGGCCGGGGATGGGGCGCAGTTCGCGCTTGTCGCCCAGCGAGGGCGAGCAGTCCAGCAGACCGCGGGTGTAGGGATGCCGGGGGTCGGCGAACAGTCCGCGGGCGGGCTGGTGTTCCACCACGCGGCCCGCGTACATCACGTACACGCGGTCGCAGTAGGCGGCGGCGAGCGGCAGATCGTGCGTGATGAACAGGGTGCCGAGGCCGCTGCCGGCCTGCCGCCGCTCCTCCTGGATGCCGCGCAGCAGGGCCAGCACCTCCGCCTGGGTGGTCGCGTCCAGCGCGCTCGTCGCCTCGTCGGCGAGCAGGAGGCCGGGGTCCGTGGCGAGCGCGGCGGCGATCACGACCCGTTGCAGCATGCCGCCGGACAGCTCGTGCGGGCGCTGCCGCATCCGGCGCTCCGGATCGGGCAGCCCCACGGCGGCCAGCAGCTCCACGGCCTTCGCCGCCGCCTTGCGCTTCGGCAGCCCCAGGACGCGTACGAGCGGCTCGGTGAGGAAGTCGCCGATCCTGCGGACCGGGTTCATCGCCGAGCGGGGGTCCTGGAAGACCATGGAGACGGTACGGGACCGGTGGGCGCGCAGGCGGCCGGGTTCCATGGCGAGTACGTCCTCGCCGTCCACCCGCACGGCGCCGGAGACCGACGCTCCCGCGGGCAGCATTCCCAGCACCGCCCGCGCCGTGGTCGACTTCCCGGAGCCCGACTCGCCGACCAGGCCGACCACTTCGCTCCGGCCGACGGTCAGCGACACCTCGGCGAGCAGGGGCCGGGCGGCGGCCCCGGAGGGCAGCCGGAGGGTGAGATTCTCGATGTCCAGCAGCATGGACGGTTACCTTCCTTGGCCCAGCCGGTCCGAGACCCAGACCCCGACGATGTTGAAGGCCACCACCACGGCGGCGATGGCCGTGCCCGGTACGAGGGCCGGCAGCAGCGCTCCCTGCACCACGGCGTCCTGGCCCTCCTGCACCATCAATCCCCAGTCGATACTGGGCGATCCGGCGCCGAAGCCCAGATAGCTGAGCGTGGCCAGGCTCATCAGTCCCTCGCCGAACAGCACCACGAGGTAGCCGACGAGCGCACCGGACAGATTGGGCACGAGATGACGTACGCAGATCCGCGCCCCGCCCATGCCCTGGACCCGATAGGCGTCGATGTAGGGCTTGGACCGCTCGGACAGGGCGAGACTGCGGGTGTACCGGGCGATGGTGGGCGCGTACGCGAGCCCCATGGCGACGACGGAGGTGGTGAGGCCGTCGCCGAACACCGCGATCACCAGGACGACGAACAGCAGGCCCGGGAAGGCGTACATCACATCCGTCACCCGTGACAACAGGGTGTCCACCCAGCCGCCGTACCAGGCGGCGACCGTGCCCATGGTGATGCCGAGCAGGGCGGCCAGCGCGAGCAGGGCCAGGGGAGCGAGCAGGCTCGAGCGGGCTCCGTACAGCACCCGGGAGAGCAGGTCCTGTCCCGAGGTGTCGGTGCCCAGCAGGTGGTCGGGGCTCGTCCCGGCGAGTGAGGCGGACAGGTCGACGGCGTCGGGTGCGTACGGCGCGAGCAGGGGTGCGAACAAGGCCGCCACCACGACCAGGGCGAGGAAGCCGCCCGCCAGCATCACCGGTACCGGCCGCCGGGCCCGCACTTTGACCGGGAGCAGTGCCCCGGCTGCTGTCAGAGTCGTCATGCGGCCTTCCCTCCGAGCGAGACCCGGGGGTCGATCAGCGGATGGACGAGGTCGACCAGCGTCGTGACGACGACATAGCCGATGACCATCAGCAGCAGCACCGCCTGCGTGACGGGGAAGTCGTGCGTGGTGATCGCGCTCACCAGCAGCGAGCCGACGCCGCTGAGGCCGAAGGCGGTCTCGACGACCACCGTTCCGGCGAGCATGCCCGCCATGACGAGGCCGCACATGGTGACGATCGGGCCGAGCGCGTTGCGCAGCACATGCCGCAGGACGATCTCACGCTCCGTCAGACCGGCGGCGCGGGCGGCCTCCACATGATCGGAGGCGTACGCCTCGGCCATCGCCTGCCGGGTCACCCGGCTGATCACCGCGAGCGCCCCCAGTGCCAGCGCGAAGGCCGGGAGTGTCAGATGGTGCAGTCGGCCGGCGAATCCCTCGCCCTGGCCGGTCACCGGGAACCAGCCGAGCTGCACACCGAACAGCGAGACCAGCGCGATCGCGGCGACGAACGAGGGGATGGACGCGGCGAGGGTGGTGCCCCCGACGACCGCCGAGTCCACCCAGCCGCGGCGCAGCGCCGCAAGGACCCCGGAGCCGACGCCCAGGACCACGAAGAACACCGTGGCGTAGGCGACGAGTTCGAGGGTGGTCGGCAGTCGGGCCCCGATCAGGTCCGCCACCTGGTCGCGGTACTGGAACGACCGGCCCAGGTCGCCCTGCGCGCTCTCCCACAGCCATCGCCCGTACTGGACGACGAGCGGCTCGTCGAGGTGGTACTCGGCGCGGACCGCCGCGAGCTTCTCGGGAGTGAGTTCCTGCCTGCTGCCGGCGAGCAGGACGGCGGGGTCGCCCGGAGCCGCGTAGACGGCGGAGAAGATGACGAACGAGGCGGCGAGCAGCGTCGCGAGCAGGCCGGCGATCCGGCGCGGCAGTCCGCGCAGCATGGCGTCAGCCCTTCGTTCCGAGGTCGGCGGCCCAGGGGTAGTACAGCGACACCATGGACGCGGGCGGGCCGGTGTACTTCTCGCCGAGCACCAGCACCGACGGCACCTGCACCAGGGGAATCCACACGGCGGCGTCGGCGAACTTCGACTGCGCCTCGATGACGAGCTTCGCCCGCTCCTTGTCGTCGATCGTCTGCTGGGCCTTCTTGACGAGGGCGTCGTAGCCGCTGTCCGCGTAGCCGAGCCAGTTGTTGGCGCTGCCGGACATGCCGTTGTCGTAGAAGCCCACCGGGTCGGCCTTGGAGATGTACCAGTCGACCGCGATCAGGTCGAAGCCCTCCCGCGCCTTCGGGTCGGCGAAGAACTCGTCGTACTGACTCGGCGGCACGGTCTTCACAGTCACCTCGAGACCGATCTTCTGGGCCGCGCCGCGCACCGCGTTGGTGATGACCGTCTGGCTCTCGCCGCCGTCACTGGCCACGACGATCGGCTGCGCGGGCGCCCCGGCCTCCTCGACCAGCCTCTTGGCCTCGTCGATGTCGTCGGACGACGGCGACGCCGCGTACGCGGTCGACTTCTCCAGGTCCGTCTGCGCCTTCTGGAATGCGGCCTTTTCGTAACCCCATGCGCCGGGGCCGACGGGCGTCGCCCAGGGCTGGGCGAGTCCGCTGAATCCGGACTTGGCGATGCCCTCACGGTCCAGCGCCAGCGAGAGCGCCTTGCGCAGCCGGGTGTCCTTCAGCGCGCCGCTGTCGGTGGGGCTCAGCGACCAGGCGGTGGTGCTCTGCCCGTAGTAGGCGCGTACGCCCTTCTTCTCGGCCAGTACGGCGGCCGGACCCGTCGCGGTCAGATACGAGCCGTCGGCGGCGCCGGTGGAGACGGCGTTGACCAGCGCGCTGCCGGTCGCCCAGCGGAAGAGGACGTTCTTCGTCAGCGCCGGGCTGCTGTCGTCCCAGTAGTCCTCGTACCGCTCGATGGCGATGGAGGACCCGGAGTCCCAGCTCTTCAGCCGGTACGGTCCCGTGCAGGCGTCCGGCTGCCCAGGGGTGCCATAGTCGTCGCCCTGCTTCTCCACCGTCTCGCGGTCCATGATGATCCCGGCGTCGCCGGCCAGCGCCTTCATGAACAGGGCGCTGGGCTCCTTGAAGGTGACGGTGACCTCGGATGCGCCGGTCTTGGTGATCTCGTCGACGTCCTCGTACTCGTCCGACTCCGACATCTCCGGCTGCGCGTGCCGCTGCAGGCTCCACACCACGTCGTCGGCCGTCATGGGGGAGCCGTCGTGGAAGGTGACGCCGTCGCGGAGGGTGAGGACGAGCGTCCTGTCGTCGGTGTACTCGGCCTTCGACGCGAGCTGCGGCTGGGTGGTGAGGTCGGGCTGGAGCTGGAACAGCCGCTCGCAGACGTTGGCCAGCACCGTCCGTCCGCTGGTGGTGCCCTGCCGGTCCAGGTCCAGCGAACCGGGCTCCTGCTCCACCAGCCAGTTCACCGAGGCGGCCTCGCCGGACGCCTTGGCTGTGGTGTTGGTGAGCTTGAGTTCGGCGGCGTCGGCGGTCGCGCCGCCCGTCCCGGTGGAGGCGCCGGAGCATCCCGCGGTGAACAGCAGTGCTCCCGCGAGGCCGGCTGCGGCGGTACAGAGCTTGGTTCTCATAGCAGGCTCTTCCTGGTGGTTCGAGGGGTGAGGAGGCGGCGTCAGCGCGGTGGGGGAGCGTTATGCGTCGCGGGGTTGAGGGTGCGTCAGTTCGGTGCGTGCGGGCCGTCGTAGAGGTTCCAGGGCAGGTACTGGTACTCGTGGTCGCAGGGGGTGCCCGGGGTTACGTGGTAGTCGCCGGTGGTCAGGTCCACGCAGGAGGACAGCAGCGTCGTCCACCGCTTGACCTCCGCCTGGCGCGGATCGGGATGGGTGCACAGGCCCTCGGGGTGACCGAGGTGGTCGGACATGGCCTGGCGGATCAGCTTGCGGGAGTCGTCGGGGGCGGTGGCTGTACGCAGTTGGCGCAGTCCGGCCTCGGCGCGGGGGACGCGGATCAGTGAATCGGAGGACGCGGGGCGGTAGCTGGCGGCGAGCTGGACGGGTACGTCGGCCTGGTAGTGGTTGCCGTGCACGAGCAGGCCGTCGGCCGGATACAGCCAGCCGTGCGCGCCGGGGGTGGTCTCCAGGTCGACGGCGAAGCCTTCGCGGCAGGTCAGCAGGGCGTTGCTGGCGATATGGCCGCGGGTGCGGCACAGCACCTCGACTGCCTCGCTGATCGACTCGCTGTCCAGGACGCGGCGGCGGATCACGGTCTGGGGGAGGCCCACGGCGTCGTCGAAACGGCCGCCGAGACCGTTGGCGTTGAGGGCGATACCCGCGGAGTTGGCGCCCTGGCGGCCGATCTGGCCCGCCTCGACCTGCATGATCACCGTGGGGCGCGGAGGCTGGACGATCCGCAGCATCACGAGGGTGTCCGCGGTGCCCGCCCGCCAGTCCCAGTTCTGGCCGCAGTACACGTGCCCGTCACCGCTGGCCTCGCCCATGACAGCGAAGGACGTACAGCCGTCGGCCGTGCCCTTCTCTTCCACGGCGTCCTCCGTGGAGTCGTCCCGGCCGCGCATCCTGGCGAAGGTCTCGTCGTAGATGATCTCGCCCCGGGCGTTCAACGCGAGCACGTCCAGCAGCCCGACCCCGGCGCCCTCGGCGATCCCGCTCATCTCCTCGACGAGATCGGGGGCGTACGCGCGCACCGGCTCCAGCCAGCGCTCGGCCCGCGCGGTGACCTGCTCCCAGGTGAGCCCCGACGACTGGCCGAAGGCTTCCTGGTAGTAGGCGAGCGCGGCGCCGAGTCTGCCGCGCACGGCCTCGCCGTACTGACGGCCGCGCTCGACGGGCGTACCGGAGATCTCGACGATCGGGATGGCGCTGGCTGTCATGCCTCTCCTGTGCTCTGCGACTGACGCTCTGGGCTGTCGTTCTGGGACTGTGCTCTGCGACGTGAGTGATCCAAGGGCCCGGGCCCACGGCGGCCTGTAATGTGCGTTTCAGGATCCGGAGCTTCTGAAATGATGGCACCAGGTTAGTAATGGACGCTACGAGGAAGTCAATAGCTGTAATGAGCGAAACAGAAGACGTAACCGGAGCGACACGACTCCACGCCACGATTCGCGACCTGTGGGGGGAGTTGTCCGCCTCCGAGCGCGTGGTGGCCCAGTACCTGGCGAGCACGCCGCCGGAGCACCTGCTGTTCGCCAGCGCGCAGGAGCTGGGCACGGCGAGCGGCACCAGCAACGCCACCGTCGTACGGGCCCTGCAGCGCCTCGGCTACACCGGACTGCCCGCGCTCAAGCGGGAACTCGCCGCCGACTTCACCTCCGCGACCGCCCCCGAGGAGCGGCTCAAGCAGCGCATCGCCCATGTCGGCCACGACCTGGAGCAGATCAAGGACCGCGTCTTCGACGAGGCAGCCGAGCGTCTCGAACAGTGCCGCAGGCTGCTGGAGACGGACGTATTCAAGCAGGCGGTCCAGATTCTGGCCGACGCGCGCGAAGTGGTCGCGTACGGCGTCGGCGCCTCCGAACTCGCCGCCCGCCACCTGGTGTTGAAGCTGCGCCGGGCCGGCCGTCGGGCACGCTTCGTCGGCGCCACCGGCTTCACGATGGCCGACGAACTGCTGGACCTCGGCCGCGGCGACGCCGTGGTGATCCTCCAACCCGGCAGACTGCTACGGGAGTTCACCGTCCTCACCGAGCGGGCCCGGGCGGTAGGCGCGAGCGTCCTACTCGTCACCGACGAACCCACCAGCCCCCTCGCCGCCCGCGCCGACGTGGTGATCAGCGCGCCCCACACCCCGACTGGCATCACCGCCGAGTCCCTGACCGGCACGGTCATCATGGACACCCTCGTCCTGGCCCTCGCCTCACTGGACGAACACCGGGCCGTCGAGACCTCCCACCAACTCACCGTCCTGCGCGGCCAGTTGCTCGACCCCACCGAGCCACGGCCGCGCAAGAACTGACGTCGAACTCACGCGAATCGGAACCGCCCATGCATCAAGCACCGCCGCCCGCCTGGCCGGGCGGCGCACATTGCGCCGCCATGCTCAGCTTCGACCTGGACGGCCCCACCCTGTGGCTCGACCGCGTTGTCGCGTCGATCGCCCCGTGATGGGCGCCGCGAGGTACGCCTGCCGACGGCCGAGTGCCATCAGCTCAGGGCGCCGTCAGCCTCGCCGCTCTTCTCCCGGCCCCGGGCGCCCTCCTCCACCGGAGGCATGAAGGCACGCAGCCACCGCTCCGTCTGGGTGACGTGGGCCTCGGCCGCGCCCGCGGCGGAGCCAGGGTCGCGGTCGGCGATCGCGGTGGCCAGTACGCGGTGGTCCGCGTCGCTCTTGCGCCGCAGCTCGGGGCCCTCGGGGAGGGTGAAGACCTGGTACTTGCGGGAGCGGGCGCGGAAGACCGCGAGCAGGGAGGCGAGGGTGGGGTTTTCGGCGGCCCGGGCGATCTCCGCGTGGAAGCGGTGGTCGAGCTCCGAGGCCTCGGCGGGGTCGTCGGTGGCCTCCATGGCCTCGATGAGCGAGAAGAGCGTCCGCACGGTCTCGGGGGTTCGGCGCGCGGCGGCCTTGGCCGCGACATGAGCCTCCAGGACCCGCCGGATCTCGTACACCTCCAACAGGCCGGGCAGCGGCAGAAGTTCGAGGGTCAGCGAAAGGCTGCCGATGATGTCCTCCGGCCTGAGCTGGGAGACGTAGGTACCCGAGCCGTGCCGCGGCTCGACCACTCCCAGGGCCGCGAGCATCCGCACGGCCTCACGCAACGATCCCCGCGAGACGCCGAGTTCCTCGCCGAGCTCGGCCTCGGGCGGAATGCGCTCGCCCGCACCGAGACGTCCCGTCGCGATCATGTGTCGTAGGCCGTGGAACGCCTTGTCGACTGCGGACATTCGACTCCTCCCTGACGGGCCGGCGGCATCACCGAAGCCCTCGTGCACTGTACCGAGTCATCCCGAGTCATCAGATGTCTTGTATGTATCGGCCAGGATTCATCTGATGACTTTCCCTTGCATTGGCCTTGCAGGCGCGAAAATGCCATGCCAGGATGCCGAGTCATCATACGTCTCTGGAAGAAATTCAGACACTGTCTGATGTCTCGGGCACTCAGGCCGGGCAGATATGGAGTGATGTGAGCGAGACCGAGGTCACCACCGCCCCGCGCCCCCTCCTGCTGGCCGACGGCCGACCCGCCGCCCGGGCGTGGTCGCTGGACCCCGCGATGAAGCACCTGAACCATGGCTCGTTCGGGGCGGTCCCCTCGGTGGCGCAGGAGCGGCAGAACCAGCTGCGTGCGGAAATGGAGCGCTCCCCGGTGGTGTGGTTCCCGGCGCTGCCGCAGCGGATCGCCGCCACCCGGGTCGAACTCGCCGCCTTCCTGCGGGTCGCCCCGGACGACCTCGCCCTGGTGCCGAACGCGAGTGCCGGTGCCAGCGTCGTGTTCGCCGGCCTCTCCCGCCGCCGCGGTGGCGAGATCGTCGTCACCGATCACGGCTACGGGGCTGTGACCATGGGCGCCGAGCGGTTGGCACGCCGCTGGGGCGGCCGGGTCCGCACCGCCCGGGTGCCGCTGGACGCGGACGAGGAGCAGGCGTACGAGGCCGTGGCCGCCGAGATCGGCGAGGCCACAGATCTGGTCGTCCTCGACCACATCACCTCGGCGACCGCACGCCGGATGCCGGTGGAGCGGATCGGCGCGGAGGCCCGGCGGCGCGACATCCCGCTTCTCGTCGACGGCGCCCATGCCCCCGGTCTGATCGCCGCCCCCCTCGACGGTGTCACGTGCGACTTCTGGGCCGGAAACCTGCACAAGTGGGGCTGCGCACCGCGCGGCACCGCCGCGCTGGTCGCCCGCGGCCCGCGGCGCGAGCAGCTCTACCCCCTGATCGACTCGTGGGGCGTCGCCGATCCGTATCCCGACCGCTTCGACCAGCAGGGAACCGTGGACCTCACCAGCTATCTGGCGGCGCCGACGGCTCTGGACCTCATCGAGCGCACCTGGGGCTGGGGGACCGCCCGCCAGTACATGGACGACCTGGTCGGCTACGCCGAGCGCGTCGTCGGCGCCGCCTTCGCCGAGCTCACCGGCGAACCCAGCGCCGTCGACGTGGGCATGCCGGTGCCCGGAATGCGTCTGGTGCGGCTGCCGGCGGGGCTGGGCGCCAGCCGCGTCGAGGCCGACGCGC carries:
- a CDS encoding lytic polysaccharide monooxygenase auxiliary activity family 9 protein; the encoded protein is MVTAALLCLIPWSGTAVAHGSVIDPASRNYGCWDRWGDDFQNPDMAQEDPMCWQAWQDDPNAMWNWNGLYRNGSAGDFQAHVPDGQLCSGGRTEGGRYNSLDTVGAWKTTDIGSDFTVKLYDQASHGADYFLVYVTRQGFDPTTQPLTWGDLQLVARTGRYAPSQNYSIDVSTSGLTGRHVVYTIWQASHMDQTYFLCSDVNFR
- a CDS encoding ABC transporter ATP-binding protein, which translates into the protein MTKAEPALVVRGLCKSYPLPGGGRTAAVDDVSFSVAAGCSLGVVGESGSGKTTVARMLVGLVRPDAGTIAVNGRERTPRERGGKLPGPGRRRPGGGRTARLRRAREIQIVFQDPYVSLDPRLTARQCLHGALRLHGRYEGEAAVTRVGELLDQVGLGKREADARPCGLSGGQRQRLAIARALAVDPQVLVLDEAVAALDVSIQAQILQLLADIRRETGVALVFVSHDLAVVRHITDDTLVMRRGRTVETGPTARVLDAPADPYTRLLLSSVPREGWDPAETVRLRGELAGATRKD
- a CDS encoding ABC transporter ATP-binding protein, whose protein sequence is MLLDIENLTLRLPSGAAARPLLAEVSLTVGRSEVVGLVGESGSGKSTTARAVLGMLPAGASVSGAVRVDGEDVLAMEPGRLRAHRSRTVSMVFQDPRSAMNPVRRIGDFLTEPLVRVLGLPKRKAAAKAVELLAAVGLPDPERRMRQRPHELSGGMLQRVVIAAALATDPGLLLADEATSALDATTQAEVLALLRGIQEERRQAGSGLGTLFITHDLPLAAAYCDRVYVMYAGRVVEHQPARGLFADPRHPYTRGLLDCSPSLGDKRELRPIPGRPPSLSDTFTGCPFAPRCPRAEEECESWTPVTVPFGGDGGPADSESVDGGSAACRRLELAARSSA
- a CDS encoding ABC transporter permease, translating into MTTLTAAGALLPVKVRARRPVPVMLAGGFLALVVVAALFAPLLAPYAPDAVDLSASLAGTSPDHLLGTDTSGQDLLSRVLYGARSSLLAPLALLALAALLGITMGTVAAWYGGWVDTLLSRVTDVMYAFPGLLFVVLVIAVFGDGLTTSVVAMGLAYAPTIARYTRSLALSERSKPYIDAYRVQGMGGARICVRHLVPNLSGALVGYLVVLFGEGLMSLATLSYLGFGAGSPSIDWGLMVQEGQDAVVQGALLPALVPGTAIAAVVVAFNIVGVWVSDRLGQGR
- a CDS encoding ABC transporter permease; protein product: MLRGLPRRIAGLLATLLAASFVIFSAVYAAPGDPAVLLAGSRQELTPEKLAAVRAEYHLDEPLVVQYGRWLWESAQGDLGRSFQYRDQVADLIGARLPTTLELVAYATVFFVVLGVGSGVLAALRRGWVDSAVVGGTTLAASIPSFVAAIALVSLFGVQLGWFPVTGQGEGFAGRLHHLTLPAFALALGALAVISRVTRQAMAEAYASDHVEAARAAGLTEREIVLRHVLRNALGPIVTMCGLVMAGMLAGTVVVETAFGLSGVGSLLVSAITTHDFPVTQAVLLLMVIGYVVVTTLVDLVHPLIDPRVSLGGKAA
- a CDS encoding ABC transporter substrate-binding protein, translated to MRTKLCTAAAGLAGALLFTAGCSGASTGTGGATADAAELKLTNTTAKASGEAASVNWLVEQEPGSLDLDRQGTTSGRTVLANVCERLFQLQPDLTTQPQLASKAEYTDDRTLVLTLRDGVTFHDGSPMTADDVVWSLQRHAQPEMSESDEYEDVDEITKTGASEVTVTFKEPSALFMKALAGDAGIIMDRETVEKQGDDYGTPGQPDACTGPYRLKSWDSGSSIAIERYEDYWDDSSPALTKNVLFRWATGSALVNAVSTGAADGSYLTATGPAAVLAEKKGVRAYYGQSTTAWSLSPTDSGALKDTRLRKALSLALDREGIAKSGFSGLAQPWATPVGPGAWGYEKAAFQKAQTDLEKSTAYAASPSSDDIDEAKRLVEEAGAPAQPIVVASDGGESQTVITNAVRGAAQKIGLEVTVKTVPPSQYDEFFADPKAREGFDLIAVDWYISKADPVGFYDNGMSGSANNWLGYADSGYDALVKKAQQTIDDKERAKLVIEAQSKFADAAVWIPLVQVPSVLVLGEKYTGPPASMVSLYYPWAADLGTKG
- a CDS encoding C45 family peptidase produces the protein MTASAIPIVEISGTPVERGRQYGEAVRGRLGAALAYYQEAFGQSSGLTWEQVTARAERWLEPVRAYAPDLVEEMSGIAEGAGVGLLDVLALNARGEIIYDETFARMRGRDDSTEDAVEEKGTADGCTSFAVMGEASGDGHVYCGQNWDWRAGTADTLVMLRIVQPPRPTVIMQVEAGQIGRQGANSAGIALNANGLGGRFDDAVGLPQTVIRRRVLDSESISEAVEVLCRTRGHIASNALLTCREGFAVDLETTPGAHGWLYPADGLLVHGNHYQADVPVQLAASYRPASSDSLIRVPRAEAGLRQLRTATAPDDSRKLIRQAMSDHLGHPEGLCTHPDPRQAEVKRWTTLLSSCVDLTTGDYHVTPGTPCDHEYQYLPWNLYDGPHAPN
- a CDS encoding MurR/RpiR family transcriptional regulator, with translation MSETEDVTGATRLHATIRDLWGELSASERVVAQYLASTPPEHLLFASAQELGTASGTSNATVVRALQRLGYTGLPALKRELAADFTSATAPEERLKQRIAHVGHDLEQIKDRVFDEAAERLEQCRRLLETDVFKQAVQILADAREVVAYGVGASELAARHLVLKLRRAGRRARFVGATGFTMADELLDLGRGDAVVILQPGRLLREFTVLTERARAVGASVLLVTDEPTSPLAARADVVISAPHTPTGITAESLTGTVIMDTLVLALASLDEHRAVETSHQLTVLRGQLLDPTEPRPRKN
- a CDS encoding FadR/GntR family transcriptional regulator, coding for MSAVDKAFHGLRHMIATGRLGAGERIPPEAELGEELGVSRGSLREAVRMLAALGVVEPRHGSGTYVSQLRPEDIIGSLSLTLELLPLPGLLEVYEIRRVLEAHVAAKAAARRTPETVRTLFSLIEAMEATDDPAEASELDHRFHAEIARAAENPTLASLLAVFRARSRKYQVFTLPEGPELRRKSDADHRVLATAIADRDPGSAAGAAEAHVTQTERWLRAFMPPVEEGARGREKSGEADGALS
- a CDS encoding aminotransferase class V-fold PLP-dependent enzyme; this encodes MSETEVTTAPRPLLLADGRPAARAWSLDPAMKHLNHGSFGAVPSVAQERQNQLRAEMERSPVVWFPALPQRIAATRVELAAFLRVAPDDLALVPNASAGASVVFAGLSRRRGGEIVVTDHGYGAVTMGAERLARRWGGRVRTARVPLDADEEQAYEAVAAEIGEATDLVVLDHITSATARRMPVERIGAEARRRDIPLLVDGAHAPGLIAAPLDGVTCDFWAGNLHKWGCAPRGTAALVARGPRREQLYPLIDSWGVADPYPDRFDQQGTVDLTSYLAAPTALDLIERTWGWGTARQYMDDLVGYAERVVGAAFAELTGEPSAVDVGMPVPGMRLVRLPAGLGASRVEADALRDRAARELGVETAFTSFGGTGYLRLSAHVYNTAADYEYFAEDCVPVLCEWARAAREHPAAP